CTGGGGCGCCGCGTCCGCGGGCACGGGGCCGAAGTGGGCCGTCCGCCCCTCGACCCAGCAGGAGAAGCCGTTGCGCAGGGCCAGCCGCTTAAGGAACTCCAGGTCGGTCTCCCGCTGGATGATGGTGGAGAGCGCCTCCTCGTGGACCACGTCGGTCTCCTCCACCTGGGCGGAGAGGCCGTACGCGGAGAGCACCTCGCGGGCGATGTCGCTGTCCTTCTTCCCCGGCCAGTCCTTGAGCTTCTCCTCGCGGTCCAGCAGCACGCTGGCGTCCATCCCCTCCACCTCCAGCGCGCAGCGCCCAGGGTCGGCGTCGAACCACGGGCGCACGCGGGTGACGTAGCCGCTCACCACCTCCTCGGTCCCCCCGCCCTCGAACCCCACGCGCACCGACACCTCGCTCCACACCCGGAAGCGCTCCTCGTCCAGGTAGCTCCAGGCGCCGTCCCCGGCGTCGCGCGAGACGGCGATGCGGAGCCGGAAGGTGGCCGGCGCGTCGTCGCCCGTCTCCACCTCCACGGCGGCCAGGTCGGGGTAGAGGTCGTCCGCCTCGCTCCCGCCGATCTCCAGCACCACGCTCTCGCGCGCCACGGCCGGCCCCCCTTCAGACCGGGCGCGGCGGCACCGCCACGGGCGCGCCGATGCGGCGCAGCTCGCGCGGGGGGCCCACGACGAAGCCCAGCCGCTCCGCCACCTTCGGCACGTCGGCCGGCTCCAGGACCAGGCGGTTGAAGGCCACCTCCACGGCCCAGCGGTGGCGAAGGGCGACGTCGTACACGGTGAGCTCGGGGCCCGCCGAGAGCCGCGCCAGGCGCACGCGGCGCGTCCGCAGGTCGGTGACGCGCCAGCGGGCGGGGTCCGGGGTCTCGATGCGGACGTCGGTCAGCTGGACGCCTTTCGCGCGCAGCGCCGCGTCCAGCGCCGGGGTGAGCCGCTGCGCGCGGGCGCTGGCCTGGAGCTCCGGCACCAGCGTGGGCGCCAGGGTGAAGGCCGCCGCGCCCTGCAGCGCCTCGGCCGAGGCCTCGCCGGCGGCCGGCGTTCCCGTGGCCGCCGCCTCCACCCCCGGCGTGTCGCGCAGCGCGCGCAGCAGGTCCGCCCACGGCGGCGCGGCGCCGGTCCACTCCAGGGGGACCACGACGCTGCCGCGCGGCTCGCGCCCCACCAGGGCGTGGGGGGAGAGGAACTCCGGGTTGGCGTCGACGATGCGCCACCAGGAGCGGGGCTGGCCGTAGTAGCGCTGGGCCAGGTGGTCCAGCCGGTCGCCCTCCTCCAGGGTGTGCACCAGCACGCCGTCCACGGGCTCGGCCAGGCGCAGGCTGCGCGAGCGCACGGCCCGGCCCCGGGCGT
The DNA window shown above is from Longimicrobium sp. and carries:
- a CDS encoding contractile injection system protein, VgrG/Pvc8 family, translated to MARESVVLEIGGSEADDLYPDLAAVEVETGDDAPATFRLRIAVSRDAGDGAWSYLDEERFRVWSEVSVRVGFEGGGTEEVVSGYVTRVRPWFDADPGRCALEVEGMDASVLLDREEKLKDWPGKKDSDIAREVLSAYGLSAQVEETDVVHEEALSTIIQRETDLEFLKRLALRNGFSCWVEGRTAHFGPVPADAAPQPVLAAHFGGETSLAWFAPVVDALRPAEVSMFQLDRLTRDVLSADAASSARRPLGRMDASALLPGGVDPGKVYVARNAATGAPEMTALCQGVFDEGSWFVTAEGQTRPAAYEHVLKPRGLVTVKGVGESYSGVWYVSYVRHTLDRDGYTQFFRLRRDALLPTGAEDFGAAAGLGLL